In Novosphingobium kaempferiae, the DNA window TTGAAGGGCACGCGCGGGGCTGGCGTCCTCAAGTGCGAGGACCGCAGCCAGTTCGAGGATCTGGCCGGGCTGCTCGAAAGCGCGGAGGCCAAGGCCGACTTCATCCTCCAGCATTACGTGCGCGCCAGCCATGGCCGCGATGTGCGTGTGCTGGTGGTGGGCGGGCGCGTGATCGCGGCGATGGAGCGGCGCTCGCTGACCGGCGGGTTCAAGTCCAACGTCTCGCTCGGCGGCGTCGGCGTCGCCTACAACCCGCCGCCCGAAATGGCCGAACTGGCGGTGCAGGCGGCGGACGTGCTGGAACTCGACATCACCGGTATCGACATCCTGTTCGACGAGGACGGGTACCGCATCTGCGAGGCCAACTCCGCCCCCGGCTTCCAGGGGCTGGAGCGGGCGACCGGGCTCGACGTGCCGACCGCGATCCTCGAATGGGTCGTCTCCACGCAGGCCGCCGTGCAGGAGCGCAAGCCCGCCCCGGCGGAAAGCACGGCGCTGGCCGACATGGTCTTCGGCGGCCGCACCGGCCTGCGCGCGCTGCTCGATCGCAACACCGAATTTCGCGGTTTCGCCAGCGCTGTCGGCCTGCGCATGGTCGCGGCGGGGGCGGGCTGTCTGGTGCAGGGCGCGTTCCCGCGCCCACTGGTGGACCGCCGCAGCCCGACCGGGATCGGCCTGCGCAGCCTCTTCGAAGGGCGCGCCAAGGTGGATCTCTCGGGCCTCAACGACCGGACGCAGGAGCGCACGCTGCTGGTGGTGCTCTCGGTGGCGATCTGGGCGGCGGTGCTGCCCTGGCTCGCGGGTGCGGAGCCGCTGCTGAGCGGCGTCCTGTCGGTGCTGGCGATGACCTTCCCGGCGCTGTTCCTGCTGACCTCTCCCGCCGGACGGTTCCGCAGCGGGGCTGCGCGCCGCCGCAGGAGCAACGGATGATCGACTTTTCCGCGATCCCCTGGCAGGCGCTCGCCCCGTTCATCGTGGCGGGGTTCCTTGCGCAACTGGTCGACAGTGCGGTGGGCATGGGTTTCGGCGTCATCGGCAACTCGCTGCTGCTCCTGCTCGGCCTGCCGCCTGCCGCCGCGTCCTCCGTGATGCATATGGTGGAGGGCTTCACCAGCGGCGTCTCGGGCGTGGCGCACGCCCTGCAACGCAACGTCGACTGGACGCTGTTCGCGCGGCTGGTCATCCCCGGCATCGCGGGCGGGCTGGCGGGGGTATGGGCGCTCTCGCACCTCAGCCTCTCGATCCTGCGGCCGGTGCTGCTGGTCTATCTGGCGGCGGTGGGCATCTACCTCATCTGGAGGGCCGCGCGGCGCGCGCAGGCCTATCGCCGGATGCGCGCCGTCGGGCCGCTGGGCTTCGTCGCGGGCTTCCTCGATTCTTTCGGCGGGGCGTGGGGGCCGGTAACGACGGGCAGCCTGATCGCGCAGGGCATGACCCCGCGCATGGCGGTCGGCACCGTGAATGCGGCGGAGTTCTTCGTGACCGTCACCGTGCTCTCGGCGTTCATCGGCAGCCTCGGGCTCCAGTCGGTCGGGCTGGCGGCGCTCGGGCTGCTGATCGGCGGCGTCATCGCCGCGCCGGTCGGTGCGCTGGTGACGCGGCGAGCGCCTTCGCGCGACCTGACGCAGTGGATCGGCGGCGTGATGGTGGCGCTGGCGTTCTGGGGGCTCATCTCGCTCGCCTTCGCGCCGACGCCGCTGTTCTCGCGGATGTGAGCGGTCAGGCGGGGTCGAGCCGCCCGCCGCTCAGTACCTTGGCCAGCTTCGGGGAAATCCTCAGCAGCCCCTGCGCCATCGCCACCACCGCGCCGAGGATAAGGAACGGCTGCGCGATCAGGTAGACCGGATAGAGCGGCGATCCGAGCTTGCCGGTCAGCTTGCCCACCAGCGGGCCGAACAGCCAGATCAGGATGAGGTGCGCACAGAAGTAGAAGAACATGTAAGGCTCGATCCGCCGCATCACCGACGCGGCGGGAGTGGCTGTGAGCCTCCACGCCAGCCACCACACCGCCAGCGACGCAGCGACGCGGGCGACGAGGTCCACCGCCGCGGTCGACGCATCGTCGAACGGGCGCGCGTCGCCGATGGAGACGTAGAGATGCAGCGGCATCAGCACCGCGAAGGGCAGCAGCGCGACCATGGCGGGCCAGTCCGCCGCGCGCTCGGCCAGGTTGATGCGGCGGGCGATGATGCCGATGGTGAAGAACATCAGGATCGACGCGCGCAGGATCACCGGCGGGCCGAGGCCGAGGATGTGGCATGTCCCCGCCGCCAGCGCGATGACCACCAGCACGCGCGAGGGCAGCCTCACCAGCAGCGGGGCCAGCACCATGCACAGGAACAGGTCGCGCAGGAACGGCATCTGCACGTTGATGTCAGGCGGGCGGGTGACGATGAACAGCTCCTCCGCCAGCCATCGCACCGACTGCGGGGTCGGTGCGGCCAAGCCGAACAGCCAAGCGGCGCCCGAGACGAAGACGATCGCCAGCGCATTCCACAGCACCATCGGCAGCAGGATCGTGCGCGCCTTGCGGGCGACGTGCGGCCCCCAGTTGCGCGTGCGTGACGATCCGGCGACCAGCCAGCCCGATATCAGGCCGAGCAGCGGCACCGCGCTGCGCCCGAACACTTCCATCAGGATCCAGCGGAAGGTCTCCTGCGGCGTGCCCCGCGCCAGTTCGAGCAGGTTGCCCGAAAGACCCGTCCATGCGTGGACGTAGACGATCCCGGTGATGCAGATGACGCGGGCGATGCGGATCGCATCGGAGCGTCGGCTTTGCAGCTCAGTCCTGGCTTCAGGCAAGCGGTGTCCCGCCCATGGTCATCCGTGCTCCGTATGTGCTCTTGTCAGCATAAATCCCGCCGAGCGCAGTGGTTGCCTCGGGCGGGATATGCCAAGCCTATTCGTTACGGCGCGCCGGTGGCGGGACGAAGTGACTGCACCGTCAGAACAGTTCCTCGTCGAGCGCCATGACCGTCTCCGGCCCCGCCGCGATCCGCGCGGCATGGAGCGCCGCGCGCGGCAGCACGTAGCTGGCGTAGTAGGCGGCGAGGGCGGCATGGGTACGCTGGGTGCGCGGATCGTCGAGCGCCGGGGCGGCGCCAATGATCCGCACCCACATCCAGCCGAGCGAGACCAGCGCGAAGAGGTTGAGGTACTCCGTCGCCGCCGCGCCCAGCAGGTCGACGTCGCCGGCGCCCGCCGCCACGGTCACGCTCGCCTCCTCCAGCATCGCCAGCGCACCGCGCATGCCGATGACCAGCGGATCGGCGGCATCGGCCTTGTCGAGATCGGCGGAGATGCCCGCGATGTAGGCGCGCAGCGGCGCGCCGCCTTCCAGCGTCACCTTGCGCGCAACGAGGTCCATCGCCTGCACGCCGTTGGTGCCCTCGTAGATCTGGGTGATGCGCGCGTCGCGGACGAACTGCTCCATCCCGGCTTCGTGGATGTAGCCGTGGCCGCCGAAGACCTGCTGCGCCAGCACCGTCGTCTCGAAGCCGAAGTCGGTGAAGGCCGCCTTGATGACCGGGGTCAGCAGCGCGACGTCTGCCGAGGCGGCGGCGCGCACTGACGGGTCGGGGTGACGGTCGGCCACGTCCATGCGGATCGCGGTCCATGCGGCGAGCGCGCGGGCAGGCTCCACGAAGGCGCGGCAGGCGAGCAGCATCTTGCGCACGTCGGCATGGGCGATGATCGGCACCGGGCCGGGGCGACCGTCGGCGGAGCGGCCCTGCAGGCGCTCGCGCGCGTAAGTCACGGCACCCTGCGTCGCCGCGTCGGCAAGGCCGAGGCCCTGGATGCCGACGAACAGCCGCTCGGCATTCATCATCGTGAACATCGCATTGAGCCCGCGCCCGGCCTCGCCGACCAGCCACCCGGTCGCGCCGTCGTAGTTCATGACGCAGGTGGGCTGCGCGTGGATGCCCATCTTGTGTTCCAGCGCGCCGACTGACATCGCGTTGCGCTCATCGAAGGCGCCGTCCGCTCCGGGCAGGAACTTGGGGACGAGGAACAGGCTGATGCCCTTCACGCCCGCCGGGGCATCGGGCAGCCGCGCCAAGACCAGGTGGACGATGTTGTTGCCGAAATCCTGATCGCCCGAGGAGATGAAGATCTTGGTGCCGGTGACGGCGAAGCTGCCATCCTCGCGCGGGTCGGCGCGGGTGCGCAGCAGGCCGAGGTCGGTGCCCGCCGAAGCCTCGGTCAGCGCCATCGCGCCGCACCACTCGCCGGTGACGAGCTTGCCGAGGTAGGTCGCCTTGAGTTCCTCCGACCCGTGCGCCGCCAGCGCTTCCGCCGCGCCGCGCGTGAGGCCGGGGAACAACCCGAACGAGAGGTTCGCGGCGGAGACCATCTCGTCCAGCATGATCTGAACCGTGCGCGGCAGGCCCTGTCCGCCGTACTCGGGATCGCCCGCAAGGCCCGACCAGCCAGCCTCGACATATTCGGCATAGGCCTGCGCAAAGCCGGGCGCGGTGATGACCTTGCCGTCCACCAGCTTCGCCCCCGCCGCATCGCCGGGCAGGTTGAGCGGCGCGAGGCGTTCGGCGCACATGCGGCCCGCCATCGTCAGCACTTCGGCGGCGAGTTCGGCGGTAACTTCCTCCAGCCCCGGCAGCGCGGCCATCTGCGCATCGAAATCGAGCACATGCTCCAGCAGGAAGCGCATCGTCGCGACGGGGGGCTGGTAGGTCGAGGGCATGATCGTCTCCGGCTTGTCTGGCTGCTTGCGGGCGTTGCTGTGTCAATGTACCAAACGGTCGTTACAATCAAGCGAGCATCGCCGTGATGACCGGGCCCCTCGTCGAAATCCCTTGCCGAACGGCGGGCGCGCCGCCATCGCCGCTGCCATGAGCGCCAGAAAGCCGGACAGGGTGGAAACGACAGGCCCCACGCGCGAGGAGGAAGTGCTGGCGGCGGCCGCCGGTCTGTTCGCCGAGCGCGGCTATGCGGCGACCAGCATGCGCGACATCGGCGAGCGCGTGGGCCTGCTGGGCGGCTCGCTCTACCACTACATCAAGAGCAAGGACGCGCTCTTCGTGCGCATCCACGACCGCGCATTGCAGGCGGCGGAGGACCGCATCCGCGCCGCCATCACGGGGATCGACGATCCGGCGCTGCGTCTGGCGACGGCATGCCGCGTGCTGCTGGCGATCCAGCTCGACCCGGCATCGCTGACGATGCCGCTGATGCACGATTTCCGCGCGGTGCCCGAAGTGGTGCGCGCGCAACTGGTGGAGCGCCGCGACGCCTTCGAGCGGCTGTTCGTCGATCTGGTGGAGGCCGCGCCGCCGCCCGCAGGCGTCGACCCCGCGATCTACCGCATCCTGCTGCTGACGACGCTCAATTCCGCGAGCGACTGGTATCGCCCCGGCCGCCTGACGCTCGATCAGGTCGCGGAGCAGATCCTGCGGGTCTACGCGGTCACGGGCTGAGGCTTGACCACGCGGGCGAGGCCTTCCTGCGCGACACTGGCGACGAGGGTGCCCGAACGGTCGTAGATCGCGCCGCGCGCGAAGCCGCGCGCATGGCCTGCCCAGGGGCTCTCCATGCTGTAGAGCAGCCAGTCATCCACCGGCGGGGTCGAGTGGAACCACACCGCATGGTCGAGGCTCGCTACTTGCAGGCCCGGCGTGAAGAAGGTCTTCGAATGCGGCAGCACCGCCGTCGAGACAAGCGCGAAATCGCTGGCGTAGGCGAGGATCACGCGTTTCAGCGCATCGTCGCTTTCCATCGGCGCGGCAAGGCGGAACCACAGGAACTGGCGCGGCGTCTCGCCGCTCTGCATCGCGCCCTTCATCGCGGGCGGTCCGGGACGGACCTCGAACGAGGCGAGGCGCTCCATCATCGCCTGCGGGAACTGCTGCCCGATCGCGGCGAGCGCGGCGGCAAGTTCCGGGCACTGTTCGGGCGCAGGCACCTGCGGCATCGGCGCGGCGTGGGCGAAGCCTTCCTCGCGCCGGTGGAACGAGGCGGCGAGGTTGAGAATCGGCTTGCCGCCCTGCATGGCGACGACGCGGCGATTGGCGAAGCTGCCGCCGTCGAAATCGCGCAGGACGCGGTAGATGATCGGGCGCGTGGTGTCGCCGGCGCGCAGGAAGTAGGCATGGAGCGAGTGCGCCTGACGCTCCAGCCCGTCGCCTTCGTTGATGCCCCGCGCGGCTGCGGCGAGGGCCTGCGCCACCACCTGCCCGCCGAACACGCGGCCCGGCCCTTCGGCGGCGGGGGCGCCACGGAACAGGTCGGTGTCGATCTCCTCGACGTCCAGCAGGGCGCGCAGTTCGGCGACGGCGGCAGCGGGGTCAGCCATCAATTGGCCTCAGCGGGGAGCCTTCGAGCCATGCGAGGGCCTGCCGTTCGATGGAGAGCAGTTCCTCGAGCGTCTGGTCGATGGCGCGCTTCTGCTTGCGCAGGTCGGCGATGCGCTCGCCCACCTTGGCCTTCAGCGCGCGGACCTGTTCCTGATGCTCGGGATCGACGTCGTAGAGGTCGAGGAAGTCCTTGATCTCGCGGATCGAGAAGCCGAGACGCTTGCCGCGCAGGATCAGTTGCAT includes these proteins:
- a CDS encoding ATP-grasp domain-containing protein encodes the protein MRGWILFQHELDPSIPEVPEVLRFQEAAGALGIEMHVLQPHRFELVVGTVGDWAMQYQGRPIDKPDFVICRTGAETDYFTLALLRHFERRGVRLVNGPATIETVSDKLHTLQTLNRAGLPIPRTMLGTFPIDVDLVERELGFPVIVKTLKGTRGAGVLKCEDRSQFEDLAGLLESAEAKADFILQHYVRASHGRDVRVLVVGGRVIAAMERRSLTGGFKSNVSLGGVGVAYNPPPEMAELAVQAADVLELDITGIDILFDEDGYRICEANSAPGFQGLERATGLDVPTAILEWVVSTQAAVQERKPAPAESTALADMVFGGRTGLRALLDRNTEFRGFASAVGLRMVAAGAGCLVQGAFPRPLVDRRSPTGIGLRSLFEGRAKVDLSGLNDRTQERTLLVVLSVAIWAAVLPWLAGAEPLLSGVLSVLAMTFPALFLLTSPAGRFRSGAARRRRSNG
- a CDS encoding sulfite exporter TauE/SafE family protein; amino-acid sequence: MIDFSAIPWQALAPFIVAGFLAQLVDSAVGMGFGVIGNSLLLLLGLPPAAASSVMHMVEGFTSGVSGVAHALQRNVDWTLFARLVIPGIAGGLAGVWALSHLSLSILRPVLLVYLAAVGIYLIWRAARRAQAYRRMRAVGPLGFVAGFLDSFGGAWGPVTTGSLIAQGMTPRMAVGTVNAAEFFVTVTVLSAFIGSLGLQSVGLAALGLLIGGVIAAPVGALVTRRAPSRDLTQWIGGVMVALAFWGLISLAFAPTPLFSRM
- a CDS encoding acyl-CoA thioesterase, whose amino-acid sequence is MADPAAAVAELRALLDVEEIDTDLFRGAPAAEGPGRVFGGQVVAQALAAAARGINEGDGLERQAHSLHAYFLRAGDTTRPIIYRVLRDFDGGSFANRRVVAMQGGKPILNLAASFHRREEGFAHAAPMPQVPAPEQCPELAAALAAIGQQFPQAMMERLASFEVRPGPPAMKGAMQSGETPRQFLWFRLAAPMESDDALKRVILAYASDFALVSTAVLPHSKTFFTPGLQVASLDHAVWFHSTPPVDDWLLYSMESPWAGHARGFARGAIYDRSGTLVASVAQEGLARVVKPQPVTA
- a CDS encoding acyl-CoA dehydrogenase → MPSTYQPPVATMRFLLEHVLDFDAQMAALPGLEEVTAELAAEVLTMAGRMCAERLAPLNLPGDAAGAKLVDGKVITAPGFAQAYAEYVEAGWSGLAGDPEYGGQGLPRTVQIMLDEMVSAANLSFGLFPGLTRGAAEALAAHGSEELKATYLGKLVTGEWCGAMALTEASAGTDLGLLRTRADPREDGSFAVTGTKIFISSGDQDFGNNIVHLVLARLPDAPAGVKGISLFLVPKFLPGADGAFDERNAMSVGALEHKMGIHAQPTCVMNYDGATGWLVGEAGRGLNAMFTMMNAERLFVGIQGLGLADAATQGAVTYARERLQGRSADGRPGPVPIIAHADVRKMLLACRAFVEPARALAAWTAIRMDVADRHPDPSVRAAASADVALLTPVIKAAFTDFGFETTVLAQQVFGGHGYIHEAGMEQFVRDARITQIYEGTNGVQAMDLVARKVTLEGGAPLRAYIAGISADLDKADAADPLVIGMRGALAMLEEASVTVAAGAGDVDLLGAAATEYLNLFALVSLGWMWVRIIGAAPALDDPRTQRTHAALAAYYASYVLPRAALHAARIAAGPETVMALDEELF
- a CDS encoding MerR family transcriptional regulator; translation: MLGIQEAATLLGVTMRTLRFYEDKGLIAPQRAGTTRIYSRREIGRMQLILRGKRLGFSIREIKDFLDLYDVDPEHQEQVRALKAKVGERIADLRKQKRAIDQTLEELLSIERQALAWLEGSPLRPIDG
- a CDS encoding TetR/AcrR family transcriptional regulator; the encoded protein is MSARKPDRVETTGPTREEEVLAAAAGLFAERGYAATSMRDIGERVGLLGGSLYHYIKSKDALFVRIHDRALQAAEDRIRAAITGIDDPALRLATACRVLLAIQLDPASLTMPLMHDFRAVPEVVRAQLVERRDAFERLFVDLVEAAPPPAGVDPAIYRILLLTTLNSASDWYRPGRLTLDQVAEQILRVYAVTG
- a CDS encoding acyltransferase family protein, giving the protein MPEARTELQSRRSDAIRIARVICITGIVYVHAWTGLSGNLLELARGTPQETFRWILMEVFGRSAVPLLGLISGWLVAGSSRTRNWGPHVARKARTILLPMVLWNALAIVFVSGAAWLFGLAAPTPQSVRWLAEELFIVTRPPDINVQMPFLRDLFLCMVLAPLLVRLPSRVLVVIALAAGTCHILGLGPPVILRASILMFFTIGIIARRINLAERAADWPAMVALLPFAVLMPLHLYVSIGDARPFDDASTAAVDLVARVAASLAVWWLAWRLTATPAASVMRRIEPYMFFYFCAHLILIWLFGPLVGKLTGKLGSPLYPVYLIAQPFLILGAVVAMAQGLLRISPKLAKVLSGGRLDPA